The proteins below are encoded in one region of Methanobacterium sp.:
- a CDS encoding NAD(P)/FAD-dependent oxidoreductase, with product MKYDVIVVGGRVGGSVSSLFASKNDLDVLMIEKRPEIGVPLQCAEATSEVTFQTLGLEPSNRYICSEIYGAELYSPDGTHFRMHPQDDEMGYILDRKVFDKSLAIESAKAGTDIMVKTTVKDLIIKDGKVKGVVARHLGETMEIEADLVIAADGIESNVARMAGLNFRYGINDMCSCVQYKMVGIDIDPGYMQFYFGNEVAPGGYVWIFPSENGVTNVGIGVRSSKETAYEYLNRFTSNLGGTPVELNIGGVPVSGPVEKTYADGLLVVGDAAGHVDPITGGGIHLAASCGKIAGEVAGEAIKSKNTSAKFLKRYEELWKAEIGDLIKRSLKYRKVLDKLNDKELNALAKFMKGRDLSSVTGRSLLGLVKESPSLVRHLKDVL from the coding sequence ATGAAATACGATGTAATTGTAGTTGGAGGGCGCGTTGGAGGTTCTGTGTCATCGCTTTTTGCATCTAAAAATGATTTGGACGTATTGATGATTGAAAAACGCCCTGAAATTGGAGTTCCACTTCAATGTGCAGAAGCCACAAGCGAAGTTACTTTTCAGACTCTTGGTCTTGAACCCTCAAACAGATATATATGCTCTGAAATATATGGCGCTGAACTTTATTCTCCTGACGGCACTCATTTTCGCATGCACCCCCAGGATGATGAAATGGGATATATTTTAGATAGAAAAGTATTTGATAAAAGTCTTGCAATAGAATCTGCAAAAGCTGGAACAGATATCATGGTTAAAACCACAGTAAAAGACCTTATTATTAAAGATGGAAAAGTTAAAGGCGTTGTTGCAAGGCATCTTGGTGAAACCATGGAAATTGAAGCTGATTTAGTTATAGCTGCAGATGGAATAGAATCAAATGTAGCACGAATGGCTGGATTGAATTTCCGTTATGGTATAAACGACATGTGCTCGTGTGTTCAGTATAAAATGGTTGGCATTGACATAGATCCAGGTTATATGCAGTTTTATTTTGGTAATGAAGTTGCTCCCGGAGGATATGTCTGGATTTTTCCCAGTGAAAATGGCGTGACAAATGTTGGAATTGGTGTTAGGAGCTCTAAAGAGACTGCATATGAATATCTAAACAGATTCACTTCAAATCTTGGAGGTACGCCTGTTGAACTTAATATTGGTGGCGTACCGGTGTCTGGCCCTGTTGAAAAAACATATGCTGACGGATTGCTTGTTGTGGGGGATGCTGCAGGTCATGTAGATCCTATAACCGGTGGTGGAATCCATTTAGCGGCTTCATGTGGAAAAATAGCGGGTGAAGTAGCTGGAGAAGCTATAAAGAGTAAGAATACATCTGCAAAGTTCTTAAAAAGATATGAAGAACTGTGGAAAGCAGAAATCGGCGACTTAATTAAAAGATCACTTAAGTATAGGAAAGTCCTCGATAAACTCAATGATAAAGAATTAAATGCCCTTGCCAAGTTCATGAAAGGAAGAGATCTCAGTTCAGTTACAGGAAGATCACTATTGGGGCTTGTAAAAGAGTCTCCAAGTCTTGTTAGACATTTAAAAGACGTATTATAG